The Streptomyces sp. NBC_00236 DNA window TCGTCGACGGTGACGCGGTGCGGGCCCTGCACGATCGGATCGGCGATACGAACGTGTACATGCGGGCGGTCATCCACCAGAGCGAGCCCGAGGCCAGGCCCGCGGTCGCGGCGGCCGTGGCGACGCTGCTGGGGGAGCGGGGCCGGGCGTTCGTCGCCGAACTGACCCCGGCCTCCCAGGACGTGCTGCGGCAGGCGGCACAGGGCCCGGACGGTCCGCCCAAGAAGCTGCGGCGGGTCTTCGACCACGGGCTGAAACCGGCGAGTGCCACCGAGGAGGAGGTGCCGCGGGTGCTGCGGGCGGCCGGGCTGACAACCCTGGACAGCGGGGACACGGCCCTGCCGCAGACGGAGTACCTGCCCGACGGAACCCGGATCGACCTGCCGGCGCGGTGGTTCGTCCTGGCCGCCCGCTGATCCGGGCGCGCCCCGGCCCCGGCCCCGGCGGGGAGCCGTCCGGGGCCGGTGGCGTCGTTCATGGCAGCAGCTGCGGCTTCCGATTCGCCGCGACGTCCTCGACCCAGCCGAGGCGAGCCACGGCCGCGCCGAGGAAGGCCACGGCGCACCGAACGGGAACCGGCTGCTGCCGAGCGGCAGAGCCGCCGTTCGCCGGAACGTTTCAATGCCTTCCGGATCGTCGACGAAGACGCCTGGACCCCGCTCCGGGGCGGCAGCGCGAAGGCCACCGACCGTGCGGTGGCCTCACGCGTCGTGGCGCTCACCGCCTCCGGCAGGGACGTCCGGGTCGCCTTCGGCGGTGCGCGGGCGCTGCACATCACCGTGACGATCGGTGTCAACGACGTGGCCGGGGAGGCCCTCACCCTGGCAGACGCGGCATCCCTGCCTTCCTTCGCCCGGCGTCACGGTGTCGGCGCGCTCTTGCTCCGGGCGACGTTCCGCGACCGGGTGCGCACCGGTGAGGACACGTCGACGGCGAGCGTCACGCGCAGCGGGCGTCGCACGGGAGGACAGGGCGTTCGCCGAGGCGCTCAGTCGCTGACCGCCGTGCCTCAGTGCCCGGTCCCCTCCCGTACGAGCGCCATCAGCGCCCGTGCTCCCGGGCTCAGCGCCTGAGCGGCGGGAAGCACCACGACGCTCTCGTAGTACGGCTGGTCCGCCCCGTCGAGAGCCACCGCCACCAGGCTCGCGGCCTCGGGCTTGCGCGAGAAGTGGTGCGGAACCACCGCGATGCCGAGCCCCTCGCGCACCAGCTCCAGCAAGGTGTGTACGTCGTTGACCTCCAGCGCCACCGTGCGGCGCGCTCGTGCGGCCGCGAACGCCTCGTCGGCCGCACGGCGGGGCCCGAAGTCCGGATGGAAGTCGATGAACGCCTCCCCGGCCAGCTCGTCCCATCCGGCCCGGTGCGCCGAGGCCAGCCGGTGACCGGGCGCGCACAGCAGGACCATGGGCTCACGGGCCAGCGGGACCAGCTCGCCCCGCCACTCCACGGGGGAGACGGTGGCGGCGAAGGCGATGTCGAGCCGGCCGCCGGACACCCCGTCGACCAGGTTCGTCGTCCCCTCCTGGCGGAGCCGGATCTCCATGTGCGGGTGCTCGCGGTGGAAGGCGGCGAGCAGCCGCGGCAGGTTCAGCCCGGCCACGCACTGCTCCACGCCCACCGACAGGGTCCCGCGCAGGAGTCCCCGTACGGCGTCGACGGCGTCCTTCGCCGCCCGCGCGCCCGCCAGGGTGCGTTCCGCCTCCACCAGCAGCGCGCGCCCGGCCTCGGTCAGCCGCACACTGCGGGTCGTCCGGCTGAACAGCGGCGTCCGCAGCTCCTGCTCCAGGGCCCGGACGGAGGCTGAGAGGCCGGACTGCGACACGGCGACGCGCTCGGCGGCCCGGGTGAAATGCTGCTCCTGGGCGACGGCGACGAAATGTTCCAGCTGGCGCAACTCCATGATTGAGAAATATAGGTGCTGAATCCCAGCGGAATCTACTGTTGGACTGCTGGATCATTGTGCGCGAGCCTGGACCCCGCACGCCGTATCCCGTCGTGAACCGGAACGATCTCTCCCGTGGAGCCCCGCATGTACATCCCGTCCGCCGGCCGTTACCAGGACATGCCGTACCGGCGCACCGGGCGCAGCGGTCTGAAGCTGCCCGCCCTCTCGCTCGGTCTGTGGCACAACTTCGGCGGTGACCGGACACCGGAGTCGCAGGGGCAGATCCTCCGCCGGGCGTTCGACCTCGGCATCACCCACTTCGACCTGGCCAACAACTACGGACCGCCGCCCGGCTCCGCCGAGACCGCGATGGGCCGCTCGCTGGCGACGGACTTCGCCCGGCACCGCGACGAGATCATCGTGTCCACCAAGGCCGGCTATCTGATGTGGGACGGTCCGTACGGGGAGTGGGGATCGCGCAAGAACCTGCTCTCCTCGCTGGACCGGAGCCTCGGCCGCCTCGGCCTCGACTACGTCGACATCTTCTACTCCCACCGGCCCGACCCCGAGACCCCGCTCGAGGAGACGATGGGGGCGCTCCACTCGGCGGTGCAGCAGGGCAAGGCGCTCTACGTCGGTATCTCCAACTACTCGGCCGAGCAGACGAGGGAGGCAGCCCGGATCCTCAAGGACCTCGGCACCCCGCTGCTCATCCACCAGCCGCGCTACTCGATGCTGGACCGCTGGGTCGAGGACGGCCTGCTCACGGCCCTGGACGAGCTGGGTGTCGGCTCCATCGCCTACTCGCCGCTGGAGCAGGGCATCCTCTCGGACCGCTACCTCCGCGGTATCCCGGAGGGCTCGCGGGCGGCGGGCAGCAGCCCGTTCCTCTCGGCCGACTCGGTCACGCCCGAGCTGGTCGGCCGTCTCCGCGAACTGGACCAACTGGCCTCCGCGCGTGGCCAGTCGCTGGCCCAGATGGCACTGGCCTGGGTGCTGCGCGGCGGCCGGGTCACCTCAGCGGTGGTCGGCGCGAGCAGCGTCGCCCAGCTGGAGAACAGCGTCGAGGCGATCCGCAACCTGGAGTTCAGCGACAAGGAACTCGCCGGGATCGAGAAGCTGTTGAAGGGCGCGAAGCGCCGCTGAATCACCACGAAGGGGCCGGCACCTCCGCTTGCGGGGCGCCGGCCCCTTTCGTGATGCCCTTGTGCGGGCCGCCGTCTCAGGTGTCGTCCGCCCGGAGCAGCAGGTGCAGAAGGCCCGGGAAGCGGGCCTCGAACTCCTCGCGGCGCAGACGGTTGACCCGTTTGGCGCCCATGTCGCGCTGCTCCACCAGGCCCGCCCCGCGCAGCACCGAGAAGTGATGGCTGAGTGCGGCCTTGCCGACCGGCACGTCGAAGCTGCCGCAGCTGCGCGTCCAGTCCTCGGAGCCCGCCAGCTCCCGCACCAGCTGGAGGCGGACCGGGTCGGCCACCGCGGAGAGGGCTTCGAGAACCGAGACCTCCGCGGGGTCCGTGTGGACCGGAGTCGCGCGATGTCCGCTGCCCGCAGGCTGGTTGGGCATGTTCCGCTCCTCGTGTCCGTGGCTCTTGCCGAGTGTTCGATGAACATCGTACAGTCCGAGTGTTCGCTTTTCGTTGAACACATCTCCCCAGGGACGGTTCTGCCATGCGTGCGATCGAGTTCAAGGAGTACGGCGGCCCCGAGGTGCTGACCCTCGTCGAGAGGGTCGCCCCCGAGCCCGGCCCCGGGCAGGTCACCATCGACGTCGCCTACGCGGGCGTCAACTTCGCCGATCTCAAGGCCAGATCCGTGGGATACCGGGTGCCCGGACTGCCCTTCGTCCCGGGCCTGGAGGTCTCGGGCCGGGTGCGGGCGGTCGGTGAGGGGGTCGAGGGCCTGAGCCCCGGGCAGGAGGTTGCCGCGTTCCTCGACGGCGGCGGATACGCGGACGTGGTGGCGGCCCCGGCCGACACCGTCTTCCCGCTCCCCGCCGGTGTGGACCTGCGCACGGGTGCCACCCTCCCCACCGTGCTGCCGACCGCGCACGCCCTGCTGCACGAGGTCGGGCGGCTGCGGGCCGGCGAGAGCGTGCTGGTGCAGGGCGCGGCCGGCGGAGTCGGCACGGTGGCCGGGCAACTGGCCAGATCCGCGGGGGCCGGAGCCGTGTACGGCGTGGTGTCCTCGGCCGCGAAGGCCGCGTACGCCCTCGACCACGGCTACGACGAGGTGTTCGTCGGAGACACCTTCCCGGACGAGGTTCGCCGCGCCACCGGCGGCCGGGGCGTCGACCTGGTGCTCGACCCGGTCGGCGGGGACACGCTGCGCCGCGGCGTCGACGCGCTCGCCGTCTTCGGGCGCCTGGTCTCCTTCGGCAACGCGAGCGGCGCACAGCCCTGGAGCGTCGGGCAGGGCGAGCTCTACCCGGGCAGCAGGTCGGTGGCCGGCTTCTCGATCCTGGAGCTGGCCGCGAGCGACCCCGCCACTTTGCGTACCGTCGCGGAACGCGCCTTCCGAGCCGTGACCGACGGGCACGTCGACCTTCCCGTGACGGCCGAGTTCACCCTGGCGAGGACGGCCGAAGCGCACCTGCTGATGGAGGGCCGCACATCGACCGGCAAGCTGGTCCTGCGCATCGGCGGCTGAGCGGTCCCGTCCCTCGCCCCGCCCCCTGATCACGGACCCCGAAAGGTGCACGCAGATGAAGATTCTGGTCGTAGGAGCAGGAGCCACCGGTGGCTACTTCGGTGCCCGGCTCGCACAGGCGGGCAGGGACGTCACCTTCCTGGTCCGTCCGCGCCGCGCCGCGGTCCTCCGTGAGCGCGGTCTGCGCATCACCGGACTGGGGGAGGAGGAGAGGCTCACGCCCCGGCTCGTCACCGCGGACGAACTCTCCGGTCCCTACGACCTGGTGCTGCTCTCGGTGAAGGCCACGGCCCTGGACGCGGCCCTCGACGACATCGCGCCGGCCGTCGGGCCGGAGACCGCGATCGTGCCGCTGCTCAACGGCATGGCCCACCTCGCGCGGCTGGGCGACCGGTTCGGTGAGAAGGCGGTGCTGGGCGGCGTCGCCAGGGTCATCACCACGCTGAACGCCGAAGGTGACATCGTGCGGCTCGCGCCGGTCGCCGGACTGACGATCGGCGAGCAGCAGGGCGGCACATCGGAGCGGGCCGAGGCGATCACCGCCGTCCTCGGCGTCGCGGGCATCGAGGCGCGCCGGTCCAGGAACGTCATCGGGGCGATGTGGGGCAAGTGGGTGTTCATCAGCACCCTGGCGGGTCTGACCTGCCTGATGCGCGGCACCGTGGGCGATGTCCGGGCCGTCCCCGGCGGGCCCGGTTTCGTCACCGCCCTCCTGGCCGAGTGCGCCGCTGTCGCGGCCGCCGCGGGGCATCCCGTGCGGGAGACGGAACTCGACGCCGTGGCCGAGATGCTCACCACGGAGGGATCGCCGCTCACCGCCTCGCTGTACCGCGACGTGACCCTGGGCGCACCGACCGAGGCCGAGCAGGTCTTCGGGGATCTCGTGGACCGGGCCCGGCGCCTGTCCGTCGCCACCCCGCTGCTCGATCTCGTCACGCTGAACCTGCGCGTCCACGAGCTCCGCACCGGCTCCGCCGTCTGAGGCCCCCGGACCCGCGCACCGGACCCACGCCCCTTCAAAGGAGTGGACCTCTGGAGGCCAGGGCCGCTCTGGCCTGCACGTTCTGTGGCGCGTACCGTGTGGCACCATGAAGATCCTCGTCAGCGCCGACATGGAAGGCGCCACCGGTGTGACCTGGCCGGCCGATGTGCTGCCCGGTACACCCCAGTGGGAGCGGTGCCGCTCCCTGTTCACCTCCGACGTCAACGCGGCCGCCCTCGGCTTCTACGACGGGGGCGCCGACGAGGTGCTCGTCAACGAGGCCCACTGGACCATGCGCAACCTGCTGCTCGAGCAGCTCGACGACCGGGTCCAGATGATCACCGGCAGGCACAAGTCGCTCAGCATGGTGGAGGGCATCCAGCACGGTGACGTCGACGCGGTGGCCTTCATCGGCTACCACACGGGAGCCGGCACGGAGGGCGTCCTGGCCCACACGTTTCTGGCCAACTCCATCACCGGCGTCTGGGTGAACGGGGTCAGGGCGAGCGAGGGCCTGCTCAACGCCCATGTGGCCGCGGAGTACGGCGTCCCCGTCGTCCTCGTCACCGGCGACGACCTGACCTGCGTGGACGCCAGGGGTTACGCCCCCGACGCGCGGACGGTCGCCGTCAAGGACTACGTGTCGCGCTACGCCGCGGTCTGCCGCACCCCCACCCGCACCGCCGCCGACATCCGTGCGGCGGCCAAGGAGGCGGCCGGGCTCGCCGGACGTTACACACCGGTGGACGGCGGCCCGTTCACCGTTGAGCTGGAGTTCGACGCCGAACACCTGGCCGCGGCGGCCACGGTCGTGCCCGGCACGGCACCCTCCGGCGAGAGGCGTGTCGCCTACACCAGCGCGACGATGTACGAAGGTATCCGCACGTTCAAGGCGGTGACGACCATCGTGTCGTCCGCCGTGGAGGAACAGTATGGCTGAGGCGAGCACCACCCAGGACGGCGTCGACGAACTGGCTCTCGACGAGTCGGTGACGTTCACCTCCGAACTGATCCGCATCGACACCACGAACAGGGGCGGCGGTGACTGCCGCGAACGTCCCGCCGCCGAGTACGTCGCCGAGCGGCTGGCCGCCGCGGGACTCGAACCGGCGATGCTGGAGCGCACCCCCGGCCGCACCAACGTCGTCGCCCGGATCCCCGGCACCGACCCGT harbors:
- a CDS encoding ArsR/SmtB family transcription factor, coding for MPNQPAGSGHRATPVHTDPAEVSVLEALSAVADPVRLQLVRELAGSEDWTRSCGSFDVPVGKAALSHHFSVLRGAGLVEQRDMGAKRVNRLRREEFEARFPGLLHLLLRADDT
- a CDS encoding class I SAM-dependent methyltransferase, with product MDVSQRYRESWEGFWAATSDVPGEAIWDADPSLSAAPHSELLLPHADAALPVVDLGCGNGTQTRYLATRFARAIGVDLSRAAIGHARRADPEGVAEFVQLDLVDGDAVRALHDRIGDTNVYMRAVIHQSEPEARPAVAAAVATLLGERGRAFVAELTPASQDVLRQAAQGPDGPPKKLRRVFDHGLKPASATEEEVPRVLRAAGLTTLDSGDTALPQTEYLPDGTRIDLPARWFVLAAR
- a CDS encoding quinone oxidoreductase family protein encodes the protein MRAIEFKEYGGPEVLTLVERVAPEPGPGQVTIDVAYAGVNFADLKARSVGYRVPGLPFVPGLEVSGRVRAVGEGVEGLSPGQEVAAFLDGGGYADVVAAPADTVFPLPAGVDLRTGATLPTVLPTAHALLHEVGRLRAGESVLVQGAAGGVGTVAGQLARSAGAGAVYGVVSSAAKAAYALDHGYDEVFVGDTFPDEVRRATGGRGVDLVLDPVGGDTLRRGVDALAVFGRLVSFGNASGAQPWSVGQGELYPGSRSVAGFSILELAASDPATLRTVAERAFRAVTDGHVDLPVTAEFTLARTAEAHLLMEGRTSTGKLVLRIGG
- a CDS encoding LysR family transcriptional regulator, whose protein sequence is MELRQLEHFVAVAQEQHFTRAAERVAVSQSGLSASVRALEQELRTPLFSRTTRSVRLTEAGRALLVEAERTLAGARAAKDAVDAVRGLLRGTLSVGVEQCVAGLNLPRLLAAFHREHPHMEIRLRQEGTTNLVDGVSGGRLDIAFAATVSPVEWRGELVPLAREPMVLLCAPGHRLASAHRAGWDELAGEAFIDFHPDFGPRRAADEAFAAARARRTVALEVNDVHTLLELVREGLGIAVVPHHFSRKPEAASLVAVALDGADQPYYESVVVLPAAQALSPGARALMALVREGTGH
- a CDS encoding aldo/keto reductase gives rise to the protein MYIPSAGRYQDMPYRRTGRSGLKLPALSLGLWHNFGGDRTPESQGQILRRAFDLGITHFDLANNYGPPPGSAETAMGRSLATDFARHRDEIIVSTKAGYLMWDGPYGEWGSRKNLLSSLDRSLGRLGLDYVDIFYSHRPDPETPLEETMGALHSAVQQGKALYVGISNYSAEQTREAARILKDLGTPLLIHQPRYSMLDRWVEDGLLTALDELGVGSIAYSPLEQGILSDRYLRGIPEGSRAAGSSPFLSADSVTPELVGRLRELDQLASARGQSLAQMALAWVLRGGRVTSAVVGASSVAQLENSVEAIRNLEFSDKELAGIEKLLKGAKRR
- a CDS encoding M55 family metallopeptidase → MKILVSADMEGATGVTWPADVLPGTPQWERCRSLFTSDVNAAALGFYDGGADEVLVNEAHWTMRNLLLEQLDDRVQMITGRHKSLSMVEGIQHGDVDAVAFIGYHTGAGTEGVLAHTFLANSITGVWVNGVRASEGLLNAHVAAEYGVPVVLVTGDDLTCVDARGYAPDARTVAVKDYVSRYAAVCRTPTRTAADIRAAAKEAAGLAGRYTPVDGGPFTVELEFDAEHLAAAATVVPGTAPSGERRVAYTSATMYEGIRTFKAVTTIVSSAVEEQYG
- a CDS encoding ketopantoate reductase family protein — protein: MKILVVGAGATGGYFGARLAQAGRDVTFLVRPRRAAVLRERGLRITGLGEEERLTPRLVTADELSGPYDLVLLSVKATALDAALDDIAPAVGPETAIVPLLNGMAHLARLGDRFGEKAVLGGVARVITTLNAEGDIVRLAPVAGLTIGEQQGGTSERAEAITAVLGVAGIEARRSRNVIGAMWGKWVFISTLAGLTCLMRGTVGDVRAVPGGPGFVTALLAECAAVAAAAGHPVRETELDAVAEMLTTEGSPLTASLYRDVTLGAPTEAEQVFGDLVDRARRLSVATPLLDLVTLNLRVHELRTGSAV